From Ananas comosus cultivar F153 unplaced genomic scaffold, ASM154086v1, whole genome shotgun sequence:
ACACCACAACCTCTATACTAGCTCCTCCTATCTTCTCCAAAGCAGCATAAAAAGCATCAACCATGGCGTCGAAAAGATTATAGTAATCCAAGTTCCCATCTCTTACGACCGGACTTGTTGCTGTGAACAGTGCATATTCGAGAGAGATGTGTTCTGGATCTGCGGCGTAAGCAAAGTAAGGGTGAACATTGACCATTATCACATGTTGCGGGTTCTCTGGTGGCAGATTGTTCAAGAACGACACAATGGCTGTCATGTCATCAACTACACTAGGAGAGAATGTGCCCTGAGATGGTGGACTTGACATGCTAAGGACACCAGTGTAGACTGACGTCGTCACCCTAATAGCTACTAGTTTCACAGAGTTCAATGAGTTGCGAAGGTTCGCCATCGCTGGAGCTACGTACTTTCCCAAGTTGCTCCCTATGACCTCGTTGCCAACCACGACATACTGGATTCCTGAATCATTGTAAGGCGAAATATTTGTACTCACCCACTTGTCTGCCGCTGTTTGGTTAGCTGCGATGTTGGGTATGTCTTCGTTTCTGACACCGACGGCGACTTTGAGGTCTTGCAACTGGAGGGCGTTTTGGACCTCAGGGTTAGGGCTGTAAATTCTGATTTTTTCTATGAAATACTTCTTGTAGAGGGCCACAACATCAGGAGGAGATGGAAGATTATCACCTGTCATTCCGTAACAAATACCTATGCTGTCTACAAGGTACTTATGTTAGTTTGagtaatatatgtatatatatatatatatatatatatatagagagagagagagagagagcccggctactatactcttatgagtatagaacccttcgtactcataagttattttcaatgatggagcttctgaatcgacgatccgctccgttaaatatgatctagagcatttgaaacttctagacaataaatttcgtaaattttcgaaatcgtaataaagtccatcaagtgagcataaaataaacagtcaaaatcgaacgatgtcctaaaaatagatgatcggatcctttaattcaagatcggagttattaatctttatctaggtagtgaataaaattttctagcaAAGATTTAatctattcggattcttttgcaccgttaaactagcaaagtATTctatatcggccgttaaaaattgtcaaatttgtgacctcttgatcgtacggtaaatgatgtcgaaaacttataaaatttgatttctagaaattttaaatactctagatcatatttagcggaatggatcatcgatttggaagctctatcattgaaaacaacttatgagtacgagggctccaatactcataatagtatagtagccatggcctacatatatatatatatatagagagagagagagagagagcccggctactatactcttatgagtatagaacccttcgtactcataagttattttcaatgatggagcttctgaatcgacgatccgctccgttaaatatgatctagagcatttgaaacttctagacaataaatttcgtaaattttcgaaatcgtaataaagtccatcaagtgagcataaaataaacagtcaaaatcgaacgatgtcctaaaaatagatgatcggatcctttaattcaagatcggagttattaatctttatctaggtagtgaataaaattttctagcaAAGATTTAatctattcggattcttttgcaccgttaaactagcaaagtATTctatatcggccgttaaaaattgtcaaatttgtgacctcttgatcgtacggtaaatgatgtcgaaaacttataaaatttgatttctagaaattttaaatactctagatcatatttagcggaatggatcatcgatttggaagctctatcattgaaaacaacttatgagtacgagggctccaatactcataatagtatagtagccatggcctacatatatatatatatatagagagagatatatatgtaggccatggctactatactattatgagtattggagctctcgcgctcataagttgttttcaatgatggagctatcgaatcgacaatccactccattaaatatgatctagagtatttgaaacttctagaaaataaatttcgtaaattttNNNNNNNNNNNNNNNNNNNNNNNNNNNNNNNNNNNNNNNNNNNNNNNNNNNNNNNNNNNNNNNNNNNNNNNNNNNNNNNNNNNNNNNNNNNNNNNNNNNNNNNNNNNNNNNNNNNNNNNNNNNNNNNNNNNNNNNNNNNNNNNNNNNNNNNNNNNNNNNNNNNNNNNNNNNNNNNNNNNNNNNNNNNNNNNNNNNNNNNNNNNNNNNNNNNNNNNNNNNNNNNNNNNNNNNNNNNNNNNNNNNNNNNNNNN
This genomic window contains:
- the LOC109705304 gene encoding lichenase-like codes for the protein MDSIGICYGMTGDNLPSPPDVVALYKKYFIEKIRIYSPNPEVQNALQLQDLKVAVGVRNEDIPNIAANQTAADKWVSTNISPYNDSGIQYVVVGNEVIGSNLGKYVAPAMANLRNSLNSVKLVAIRVTTSVYTGVLSMSSPPSQGTFSPSVVDDMTAIVSFLNNLPPENPQHVIMVNVHPYFAYAADPEHISLEYALFTATSPVVRDGNLDYYNLFDAMVDAFYAALEKIGGASIEV